From the Theobroma cacao cultivar B97-61/B2 chromosome 2, Criollo_cocoa_genome_V2, whole genome shotgun sequence genome, one window contains:
- the LOC18606984 gene encoding uncharacterized protein LOC18606984 isoform X1 → MASSQVEIVSSSPFGCVHRRKERCRDSNVRAVFDKNFKELVHGCISLSSHENSQNQIRRIASWVTTEQVNDNRQTLQLLNNNDNNIKKERPLPITPRQSRLVLDRWVSRQAQDVTASTLQKHVKEADPLLIPSNSNTASLTTLMASSSKTRNAQNSSTQLENASVTQNLGASSLVQIWEARLNRSNSTNSNQSQSQSQSQSMGSNTSRTSCGSSSNENNASPVEEPDSFDEKLDNGPNNEDSLIDWESQSDRTAPGEAPSSSCSGERERVRVADIIKRLTNGSEDANDHEQSNNVSDSQSRERRHATTSDQAEQRCFAQVVNSPRLRGRQAFNDLLIQIERDKNRELDSLVERQAVSKFSQRGRLQSMLRLRCLQRSVTIQDKCRPQSRAAQVNRLPQRSTIKHLSSQLTRNLTTSREKFSSGAEHPVTTQNDSATPSCLNREVSNNSIQFEKSCTSKPQSEDTHSQKVTSAGHQSTWPVNRLTMNTNEDLHEQTKPASDAVPQKPSTEARCTEATTSLEGQSDNEMAKEQGSNSQQHPFLDSQEIVETISSLNVYTQNKVAKEQDNHNQHLYLDLQETTETTTSLHSCTENEIAEEQDIGDQEHLYLGSQETAETATSYNDPDENVVTEELEDHYQQYFAQTNYDWFSNISRPRSYWEGLRQAWYQEVLNTTSKDEEIRQLLERGRVSTFLASDFRERMDRLMISRVQMQADRAESQEDKEDDEDRMVQVMSYLQRHSHPSGGQEGRGGVQEVDGQEEEEDDEDEERSLISHQYHEANSYFNQSTSSMQMPSPSLMRSWSFQDDNEIGNNSDRGPSTFSPPPGASQPQYFQDTRQSSSSSINRPSLEMELICDLRGHMEQLHQEMAELRRSIMSCMDMQMKLQQSFNPEVHSDGGEGKNSADRAPWKRNCCICYEVQVDSLLYRCGHMCTCLKCAHELQWSGGKCPICRAPILDVVAYQPSERVLASDGGPSAFLVNSN, encoded by the exons ATGGCATCTTCTCAAGTGGAGATTGTTTCTTCTTCGCCTTTTGGTTGTGTCCACCGCCGCAAAGAACGTTGCAGAGACAGTAATGTAAGAGCTGTCTTCGAcaagaatttcaaagaattGGTACATGGCTGCATATCTCTCTCTTCCCAtgaaaattcacaaaatcaaatCCGTCGGATTGCATCTTGGGTCACCACCGAACAAGTCAATGACAATCGTCAGACTTTGCAATTGCTGAATAATAACGACAACAACATTAAAAAGGAAAGGCCTTTACCAATCACACCAAGGCAGTCTCGACTTGTTCTTGATCGATGGGTAAGTAGGCAAGCTCAAGATGTGACTGCATCCACCCTGCAGAAACATGTAAAAGAAGCTGATCCATTATTAATTCCTTCAAATTCAAACACTGCATCTCTAACAACATTAATGGCATCAAGTTCTAAGACGAGAAATGCTCAAAACTCTTCCACTCAGTTGGAGAATGCCTCGGTCACGCAAAATCTTGGTGCTTCTTCGCTTGTTCAAATATGGGAGGCTAGGCTAAATCGATCCAACAGCACAAATTCAAACCAGAGCCAGAGCCAGAGCCAAAGCCAAAGCATGGGTTCTAACACTAGCAGGACAAGTTGTGGTTCAAGCTCTAATGAGAATAATGCCTCACCCGTCGAAGAACCTGattcatttgatgaaaaattagaCAATGGACCAAACAATGAGGATTCTTTAATAGATTGGGAGTCCCAATCAGATAGAACTGCGCCAGGTGAAGCACCTTCTTCGTCGTGTAGTGGGGAAAGAGAAAGAGTGAGAGTTGCGGATATCATCAAGAGATTGACAAATGGTAGCGAAGATGCCAACGATCATGAACAGAGTAATAACGTTAGTGACTCACAAAGTAGAGAGCGCAGGCATGCTACCACATCAGATCAAGCAGAGCAGAGGTGTTTCGCACAGGTTGTAAACTCACCCCGGCTAAGAGGGCGACAAGCATTCAATGATTTGCTAATACAGATAGAGCGAGACAAGAATAGAGAGTTAGATTCGCTAGTGGAACGCCAAGCAGTCTCAAAATTCTCGCAGCGAGGCCGCCTTCAG TCGATGCTACGGCTTCGATGTCTACAGCGCAGCGTGACAATTCAAGATAAGTGTCGTCCACAATCACGGGCAGCTCAAGTGAATCGCTTACCCCAGCGGTCCACCATTAAGCATCTCAG cAGCCAATTAACACGAAACTTAACTACATCCAGGGAGAAGTTTAGCAGTGGTGCTGAGCATCCCGTGACAACCCAGAATGATTCAGCTACTCCAAGCTGCCTTAATAGGGAGGTGTCAAACAATTCTATACAGTTTGAGAAAAGTTGCACTTCCAAACCACAGAGTGAAGATACTCATTCCCAAAAAGTGACTTCCGCTGGGCATCAGAGTACATGGCCAGTTAATCGCTTGACCATGAACACAAATGAAGATCTTCATGAACAGACCAAGCCAGCTTCAGATGCCGTACCACAGAAACCGAGCACGGAAGCAAGATGCACAGAGGCCACCACATCCTTGGAGGGTCAATCTGACAACGAGATGGCAAAAGAACAAGGGTCCAACAGCCAACAGCATCCCTTCCTTGACTCACAAGAAATTGTGGAAACGATATCATCTTTGAATGTCTACACTCAAAATAAGGTTGCAAAAGAACAAGATAATCACAACCAGCATCTTTATCTTGACTTGCAAGAAACAACAGAAACAACAACATCCTTGCATAGTTGCACAGAGAACGAGATAGCTGAAGAACAGGATATTGGTGACCAGGAGCATCTCTACCTTGGCTCCCAGGAAACTGCAGAGACCGCAACATCCTACAATGATCCAGATGAGAACGTGGTAACTGAAGAACTGGAGGATCATTACCAACAATATTTTGCTCAAACAAATTATGACTGGTTTAGTAATATATCCCGACCCAGAAGCTACTGGGAAGGCTTACGGCAAGCATGGTACCAAGAAGTGCTTAACACCACCTCAAAAGATGAGGAGATACGTCAGCTCCTAGAAAG GGGAAGAGTTTCGACTTTTCTTGCTAGTGATTTCCGAGAGAGAATGGACCGATTAATGATTTCTCGTGTACAAATGCAAGCAGATCGAGCTGAAAGTCAAGAAGATAAGGAGGACGATGAGGATAGGATGGTCCAAGTGATGTCTTACCTACAGAGACATTCGCATCCATCAGGTGGTCAAGAAGGAAGAGGTGGGGTACAAGAGGTAGATggacaagaagaagaagaagacgatgaagatgaagaaaggAGCCTAATCAGCCATCAATATCATGAAGCCAATAGCTACTTCAATCAATCCACATCATCTATGCAAATGCCTTCACCATCTCTGATGAGGTCATGGAGTTTTCAAGATGACAACGAAATTGGTAATAATTCTGATCGGGGTCCATCCACGTTTTCACCTCCACCAGGAGCATCTCAACCCCAATATTTTCAAGATACTCGACAGTCCTCCTCTTCTTCGATAAACCGTCCTTCGCTC GAAATGGAACTCATCTGTGATTTAAGAGGGCACATGGAGCAACTTCACCAGGAGATGGCTGAGCTAAGAAGATCAATTATGAGCTGCATGGACATGCAGATGAAATTGCAACAATCCTTTAATCCGGAAGTTCATTCGG ATGGAGGGGAGGGGAAGAATTCAGCAGATAGGGCACCATGGAAACGCAATTGCTGTATTTGCTATGAAGTGCAGGTTGACTCACTTTTGTACAG aTGCGGGCACATGTGCACCTGTCTGAAATGTGCGCATGAATTGCAATGGAGTGGTGGAAAATGTCCAATCTGTCGGGCTCCCATACTGGATGTTGTAGCATACCAGCCAAGTGAACGAGTTCTTGCTTCTGATGGAGGACCGTCTGCATTCTTAGTTAActctaattaa
- the LOC18606984 gene encoding uncharacterized protein LOC18606984 isoform X2, whose product MASSQVEIVSSSPFGCVHRRKERCRDSNVRAVFDKNFKELVHGCISLSSHENSQNQIRRIASWVTTEQVNDNRQTLQLLNNNDNNIKKERPLPITPRQSRLVLDRWVSRQAQDVTASTLQKHVKEADPLLIPSNSNTASLTTLMASSSKTRNAQNSSTQLENASVTQNLGASSLVQIWEARLNRSNSTNSNQSQSQSQSQSMGSNTSRTSCGSSSNENNASPVEEPDSFDEKLDNGPNNEDSLIDWESQSDRTAPGEAPSSSCSGERERVRVADIIKRLTNGSEDANDHEQSNNVSDSQSRERRHATTSDQAEQRCFAQVVNSPRLRGRQAFNDLLIQIERDKNRELDSLVERQAVSKFSQRGRLQSMLRLRCLQRSVTIQDKCRPQSRAAQVNRLPQRSTIKHLSQLTRNLTTSREKFSSGAEHPVTTQNDSATPSCLNREVSNNSIQFEKSCTSKPQSEDTHSQKVTSAGHQSTWPVNRLTMNTNEDLHEQTKPASDAVPQKPSTEARCTEATTSLEGQSDNEMAKEQGSNSQQHPFLDSQEIVETISSLNVYTQNKVAKEQDNHNQHLYLDLQETTETTTSLHSCTENEIAEEQDIGDQEHLYLGSQETAETATSYNDPDENVVTEELEDHYQQYFAQTNYDWFSNISRPRSYWEGLRQAWYQEVLNTTSKDEEIRQLLERGRVSTFLASDFRERMDRLMISRVQMQADRAESQEDKEDDEDRMVQVMSYLQRHSHPSGGQEGRGGVQEVDGQEEEEDDEDEERSLISHQYHEANSYFNQSTSSMQMPSPSLMRSWSFQDDNEIGNNSDRGPSTFSPPPGASQPQYFQDTRQSSSSSINRPSLEMELICDLRGHMEQLHQEMAELRRSIMSCMDMQMKLQQSFNPEVHSDGGEGKNSADRAPWKRNCCICYEVQVDSLLYRCGHMCTCLKCAHELQWSGGKCPICRAPILDVVAYQPSERVLASDGGPSAFLVNSN is encoded by the exons ATGGCATCTTCTCAAGTGGAGATTGTTTCTTCTTCGCCTTTTGGTTGTGTCCACCGCCGCAAAGAACGTTGCAGAGACAGTAATGTAAGAGCTGTCTTCGAcaagaatttcaaagaattGGTACATGGCTGCATATCTCTCTCTTCCCAtgaaaattcacaaaatcaaatCCGTCGGATTGCATCTTGGGTCACCACCGAACAAGTCAATGACAATCGTCAGACTTTGCAATTGCTGAATAATAACGACAACAACATTAAAAAGGAAAGGCCTTTACCAATCACACCAAGGCAGTCTCGACTTGTTCTTGATCGATGGGTAAGTAGGCAAGCTCAAGATGTGACTGCATCCACCCTGCAGAAACATGTAAAAGAAGCTGATCCATTATTAATTCCTTCAAATTCAAACACTGCATCTCTAACAACATTAATGGCATCAAGTTCTAAGACGAGAAATGCTCAAAACTCTTCCACTCAGTTGGAGAATGCCTCGGTCACGCAAAATCTTGGTGCTTCTTCGCTTGTTCAAATATGGGAGGCTAGGCTAAATCGATCCAACAGCACAAATTCAAACCAGAGCCAGAGCCAGAGCCAAAGCCAAAGCATGGGTTCTAACACTAGCAGGACAAGTTGTGGTTCAAGCTCTAATGAGAATAATGCCTCACCCGTCGAAGAACCTGattcatttgatgaaaaattagaCAATGGACCAAACAATGAGGATTCTTTAATAGATTGGGAGTCCCAATCAGATAGAACTGCGCCAGGTGAAGCACCTTCTTCGTCGTGTAGTGGGGAAAGAGAAAGAGTGAGAGTTGCGGATATCATCAAGAGATTGACAAATGGTAGCGAAGATGCCAACGATCATGAACAGAGTAATAACGTTAGTGACTCACAAAGTAGAGAGCGCAGGCATGCTACCACATCAGATCAAGCAGAGCAGAGGTGTTTCGCACAGGTTGTAAACTCACCCCGGCTAAGAGGGCGACAAGCATTCAATGATTTGCTAATACAGATAGAGCGAGACAAGAATAGAGAGTTAGATTCGCTAGTGGAACGCCAAGCAGTCTCAAAATTCTCGCAGCGAGGCCGCCTTCAG TCGATGCTACGGCTTCGATGTCTACAGCGCAGCGTGACAATTCAAGATAAGTGTCGTCCACAATCACGGGCAGCTCAAGTGAATCGCTTACCCCAGCGGTCCACCATTAAGCATCTCAG CCAATTAACACGAAACTTAACTACATCCAGGGAGAAGTTTAGCAGTGGTGCTGAGCATCCCGTGACAACCCAGAATGATTCAGCTACTCCAAGCTGCCTTAATAGGGAGGTGTCAAACAATTCTATACAGTTTGAGAAAAGTTGCACTTCCAAACCACAGAGTGAAGATACTCATTCCCAAAAAGTGACTTCCGCTGGGCATCAGAGTACATGGCCAGTTAATCGCTTGACCATGAACACAAATGAAGATCTTCATGAACAGACCAAGCCAGCTTCAGATGCCGTACCACAGAAACCGAGCACGGAAGCAAGATGCACAGAGGCCACCACATCCTTGGAGGGTCAATCTGACAACGAGATGGCAAAAGAACAAGGGTCCAACAGCCAACAGCATCCCTTCCTTGACTCACAAGAAATTGTGGAAACGATATCATCTTTGAATGTCTACACTCAAAATAAGGTTGCAAAAGAACAAGATAATCACAACCAGCATCTTTATCTTGACTTGCAAGAAACAACAGAAACAACAACATCCTTGCATAGTTGCACAGAGAACGAGATAGCTGAAGAACAGGATATTGGTGACCAGGAGCATCTCTACCTTGGCTCCCAGGAAACTGCAGAGACCGCAACATCCTACAATGATCCAGATGAGAACGTGGTAACTGAAGAACTGGAGGATCATTACCAACAATATTTTGCTCAAACAAATTATGACTGGTTTAGTAATATATCCCGACCCAGAAGCTACTGGGAAGGCTTACGGCAAGCATGGTACCAAGAAGTGCTTAACACCACCTCAAAAGATGAGGAGATACGTCAGCTCCTAGAAAG GGGAAGAGTTTCGACTTTTCTTGCTAGTGATTTCCGAGAGAGAATGGACCGATTAATGATTTCTCGTGTACAAATGCAAGCAGATCGAGCTGAAAGTCAAGAAGATAAGGAGGACGATGAGGATAGGATGGTCCAAGTGATGTCTTACCTACAGAGACATTCGCATCCATCAGGTGGTCAAGAAGGAAGAGGTGGGGTACAAGAGGTAGATggacaagaagaagaagaagacgatgaagatgaagaaaggAGCCTAATCAGCCATCAATATCATGAAGCCAATAGCTACTTCAATCAATCCACATCATCTATGCAAATGCCTTCACCATCTCTGATGAGGTCATGGAGTTTTCAAGATGACAACGAAATTGGTAATAATTCTGATCGGGGTCCATCCACGTTTTCACCTCCACCAGGAGCATCTCAACCCCAATATTTTCAAGATACTCGACAGTCCTCCTCTTCTTCGATAAACCGTCCTTCGCTC GAAATGGAACTCATCTGTGATTTAAGAGGGCACATGGAGCAACTTCACCAGGAGATGGCTGAGCTAAGAAGATCAATTATGAGCTGCATGGACATGCAGATGAAATTGCAACAATCCTTTAATCCGGAAGTTCATTCGG ATGGAGGGGAGGGGAAGAATTCAGCAGATAGGGCACCATGGAAACGCAATTGCTGTATTTGCTATGAAGTGCAGGTTGACTCACTTTTGTACAG aTGCGGGCACATGTGCACCTGTCTGAAATGTGCGCATGAATTGCAATGGAGTGGTGGAAAATGTCCAATCTGTCGGGCTCCCATACTGGATGTTGTAGCATACCAGCCAAGTGAACGAGTTCTTGCTTCTGATGGAGGACCGTCTGCATTCTTAGTTAActctaattaa
- the LOC18606985 gene encoding uncharacterized protein LOC18606985 has protein sequence MAVSATVIGALLGLGTQMYSNALRKLPYMRHPWEHVLGMGLGAVFVNQLVKWDAQLQQDLDKMLEKAKEANERRYFNEDDD, from the exons ATGGCGGTAAGCGCAACGGTGATCGGTGCACTGCTGGGGCTGGGAACCCAGATGTACTCCAACGCCCTCCGCAAGCTCCCTTACATGCGAC ATCCGTGGGAGCACGTGCTGGGGATGGGACTGGGAGCAGTGTTCGTGAATCAGCTGGTGAAATGGGACGCTCAGCTCCAACAAGACCTCGACAAAATGCTCGAAAAGGCCAAGGAAGCCAACGAGCGCCGCTACTTCA atgaagatgatgattGA
- the LOC18606984 gene encoding uncharacterized protein LOC18606984 isoform X3: MASSQVEIVSSSPFGCVHRRKERCRDSNVRAVFDKNFKELVHGCISLSSHENSQNQIRRIASWVTTEQVNDNRQTLQLLNNNDNNIKKERPLPITPRQSRLVLDRWVSRQAQDVTASTLQKHVKEADPLLIPSNSNTASLTTLMASSSKTRNAQNSSTQLENASVTQNLGASSLVQIWEARLNRSNSTNSNQSQSQSQSQSMGSNTSRTSCGSSSNENNASPVEEPDSFDEKLDNGPNNEDSLIDWESQSDRTAPGEAPSSSCSGERERVRVADIIKRLTNGSEDANDHEQSNNVSDSQSRERRHATTSDQAEQRCFAQVVNSPRLRGRQAFNDLLIQIERDKNRELDSLVERQAVSKFSQRGRLQSMLRLRCLQRSVTIQDKCRPQSRAAQVNRLPQRSTIKHLREKFSSGAEHPVTTQNDSATPSCLNREVSNNSIQFEKSCTSKPQSEDTHSQKVTSAGHQSTWPVNRLTMNTNEDLHEQTKPASDAVPQKPSTEARCTEATTSLEGQSDNEMAKEQGSNSQQHPFLDSQEIVETISSLNVYTQNKVAKEQDNHNQHLYLDLQETTETTTSLHSCTENEIAEEQDIGDQEHLYLGSQETAETATSYNDPDENVVTEELEDHYQQYFAQTNYDWFSNISRPRSYWEGLRQAWYQEVLNTTSKDEEIRQLLERGRVSTFLASDFRERMDRLMISRVQMQADRAESQEDKEDDEDRMVQVMSYLQRHSHPSGGQEGRGGVQEVDGQEEEEDDEDEERSLISHQYHEANSYFNQSTSSMQMPSPSLMRSWSFQDDNEIGNNSDRGPSTFSPPPGASQPQYFQDTRQSSSSSINRPSLEMELICDLRGHMEQLHQEMAELRRSIMSCMDMQMKLQQSFNPEVHSDGGEGKNSADRAPWKRNCCICYEVQVDSLLYRCGHMCTCLKCAHELQWSGGKCPICRAPILDVVAYQPSERVLASDGGPSAFLVNSN, encoded by the exons ATGGCATCTTCTCAAGTGGAGATTGTTTCTTCTTCGCCTTTTGGTTGTGTCCACCGCCGCAAAGAACGTTGCAGAGACAGTAATGTAAGAGCTGTCTTCGAcaagaatttcaaagaattGGTACATGGCTGCATATCTCTCTCTTCCCAtgaaaattcacaaaatcaaatCCGTCGGATTGCATCTTGGGTCACCACCGAACAAGTCAATGACAATCGTCAGACTTTGCAATTGCTGAATAATAACGACAACAACATTAAAAAGGAAAGGCCTTTACCAATCACACCAAGGCAGTCTCGACTTGTTCTTGATCGATGGGTAAGTAGGCAAGCTCAAGATGTGACTGCATCCACCCTGCAGAAACATGTAAAAGAAGCTGATCCATTATTAATTCCTTCAAATTCAAACACTGCATCTCTAACAACATTAATGGCATCAAGTTCTAAGACGAGAAATGCTCAAAACTCTTCCACTCAGTTGGAGAATGCCTCGGTCACGCAAAATCTTGGTGCTTCTTCGCTTGTTCAAATATGGGAGGCTAGGCTAAATCGATCCAACAGCACAAATTCAAACCAGAGCCAGAGCCAGAGCCAAAGCCAAAGCATGGGTTCTAACACTAGCAGGACAAGTTGTGGTTCAAGCTCTAATGAGAATAATGCCTCACCCGTCGAAGAACCTGattcatttgatgaaaaattagaCAATGGACCAAACAATGAGGATTCTTTAATAGATTGGGAGTCCCAATCAGATAGAACTGCGCCAGGTGAAGCACCTTCTTCGTCGTGTAGTGGGGAAAGAGAAAGAGTGAGAGTTGCGGATATCATCAAGAGATTGACAAATGGTAGCGAAGATGCCAACGATCATGAACAGAGTAATAACGTTAGTGACTCACAAAGTAGAGAGCGCAGGCATGCTACCACATCAGATCAAGCAGAGCAGAGGTGTTTCGCACAGGTTGTAAACTCACCCCGGCTAAGAGGGCGACAAGCATTCAATGATTTGCTAATACAGATAGAGCGAGACAAGAATAGAGAGTTAGATTCGCTAGTGGAACGCCAAGCAGTCTCAAAATTCTCGCAGCGAGGCCGCCTTCAG TCGATGCTACGGCTTCGATGTCTACAGCGCAGCGTGACAATTCAAGATAAGTGTCGTCCACAATCACGGGCAGCTCAAGTGAATCGCTTACCCCAGCGGTCCACCATTAAGCATCTCAG GGAGAAGTTTAGCAGTGGTGCTGAGCATCCCGTGACAACCCAGAATGATTCAGCTACTCCAAGCTGCCTTAATAGGGAGGTGTCAAACAATTCTATACAGTTTGAGAAAAGTTGCACTTCCAAACCACAGAGTGAAGATACTCATTCCCAAAAAGTGACTTCCGCTGGGCATCAGAGTACATGGCCAGTTAATCGCTTGACCATGAACACAAATGAAGATCTTCATGAACAGACCAAGCCAGCTTCAGATGCCGTACCACAGAAACCGAGCACGGAAGCAAGATGCACAGAGGCCACCACATCCTTGGAGGGTCAATCTGACAACGAGATGGCAAAAGAACAAGGGTCCAACAGCCAACAGCATCCCTTCCTTGACTCACAAGAAATTGTGGAAACGATATCATCTTTGAATGTCTACACTCAAAATAAGGTTGCAAAAGAACAAGATAATCACAACCAGCATCTTTATCTTGACTTGCAAGAAACAACAGAAACAACAACATCCTTGCATAGTTGCACAGAGAACGAGATAGCTGAAGAACAGGATATTGGTGACCAGGAGCATCTCTACCTTGGCTCCCAGGAAACTGCAGAGACCGCAACATCCTACAATGATCCAGATGAGAACGTGGTAACTGAAGAACTGGAGGATCATTACCAACAATATTTTGCTCAAACAAATTATGACTGGTTTAGTAATATATCCCGACCCAGAAGCTACTGGGAAGGCTTACGGCAAGCATGGTACCAAGAAGTGCTTAACACCACCTCAAAAGATGAGGAGATACGTCAGCTCCTAGAAAG GGGAAGAGTTTCGACTTTTCTTGCTAGTGATTTCCGAGAGAGAATGGACCGATTAATGATTTCTCGTGTACAAATGCAAGCAGATCGAGCTGAAAGTCAAGAAGATAAGGAGGACGATGAGGATAGGATGGTCCAAGTGATGTCTTACCTACAGAGACATTCGCATCCATCAGGTGGTCAAGAAGGAAGAGGTGGGGTACAAGAGGTAGATggacaagaagaagaagaagacgatgaagatgaagaaaggAGCCTAATCAGCCATCAATATCATGAAGCCAATAGCTACTTCAATCAATCCACATCATCTATGCAAATGCCTTCACCATCTCTGATGAGGTCATGGAGTTTTCAAGATGACAACGAAATTGGTAATAATTCTGATCGGGGTCCATCCACGTTTTCACCTCCACCAGGAGCATCTCAACCCCAATATTTTCAAGATACTCGACAGTCCTCCTCTTCTTCGATAAACCGTCCTTCGCTC GAAATGGAACTCATCTGTGATTTAAGAGGGCACATGGAGCAACTTCACCAGGAGATGGCTGAGCTAAGAAGATCAATTATGAGCTGCATGGACATGCAGATGAAATTGCAACAATCCTTTAATCCGGAAGTTCATTCGG ATGGAGGGGAGGGGAAGAATTCAGCAGATAGGGCACCATGGAAACGCAATTGCTGTATTTGCTATGAAGTGCAGGTTGACTCACTTTTGTACAG aTGCGGGCACATGTGCACCTGTCTGAAATGTGCGCATGAATTGCAATGGAGTGGTGGAAAATGTCCAATCTGTCGGGCTCCCATACTGGATGTTGTAGCATACCAGCCAAGTGAACGAGTTCTTGCTTCTGATGGAGGACCGTCTGCATTCTTAGTTAActctaattaa